AGGCGGCTACAGCTGCCCGGCCCGGAAACCTGGCCCCAGGATGAGGCTGCAGCTGCGGCGTTGAGCTCATAGAGCCAGAGCACCGGCGAGGAGAGGGTGAGGAAGTAGACAGCGATGAGCAGGTAGCGCAGGTGCGCAGGTAGCGGCACGCGGCCTTCCAGCATCAGCTCCACCAAGGTGAAGCTGTCGAGCAGGTCCAGACACGTGCCCAGGAAGCAGCCGGCGGCTCGGTGCTGCTGGGGCTGCAGAAGCAGGGGTCCCGCCGAGCCAGGGGGGGCGCCCGCCTCGCTGATGGCCCGCACCAGGCTGTAGAGCAGGGGCACGGACAGCGCCATGGTGAGGCGGAAGCCCGTGGTGCCGAAAGGCGCGCGCAGCTCGATGAGGTCCAGGATGGACGTGCCCAGGATAAGCACCACCTTGGGCGTAAAGGCGATGGAGTAGATGAGCCAGGCCAGGTAGGCGAAGGCGAACTCGCCCGCGGCCCCGGCAGCGCCCGGGCCGGCTCCCGGGCCACCTGCGCCCCCGCGGGCGCCGCGCGCCTTGGCCCCTGCGGCAGCCCCGGCGGAGGCGGCCGAAGCGGCGGGTAGATGTAGAGGCGGCGCGgcgtggtggtggtgctggtggtggttgTGCGCGCCGCTGGCCGCGCCGCCCCGACGGCCCCGGCTGTTCTTGGCGAAGAAAATAGCCcagcccaccaccaccaccaggtcGGTGGCGATCCAGGAGCACCAGTACAGGTCGGTGACGGCGATGAGGTACAGGTCCAGCAGACCACCCTGTGCCAGCAGCAGCACCACGGACAGCGCCTGGTAGCCCCAGCGGCACCCCGGGCTGGGGGCGCAGCCTCGGCGCCGACCCCTGCGACCGGAGCGGGCCGGGCGGCCGCAGCAGCAACAACACGAACAACAGGAGGTGCCGCTGCCGGTCCCCGTgccgcccgcgcccccggccGAGCGGCTCCCGGGGCCCCCGACGGCCCCGGCCGCAGCGCCCCCGCCGAAGTCCGCGGCTGTCATGCTGCAGGAGGAGGTGGGcgtggaggtggaggaggaggtggcggCCGAGGAGGAGAAGGCGGCGGGCGCGGGGTCGGCGGCTGGGGCGCCCCCCTGAGCCGGGGGTCCCGGGAGGCCGGCTGGCACCAGCGGCTTGCTGATGCTGATGCTCTCGTCGTCGTCCTCTCTCTCGGCGCCGGTGCTGCTACTGggggagccgccgccgccgccgccgcccccgccgcgtCTGCCGCCGCCTCCCCCCcggctggtgctggtgctggtgctgctGTCGCCCGAGCCTCTCCGGCCGCGGGAGGAACCCCCCCGGAGGAAGAGGGGCTGCAGCCGGGCAGCGGCGGGGGGCGGTGGAAAGGAGCCGGACGAGGACGAGACCGAGCGGGGGTTGCCGAGCGCTGGGTGCATTGTCCTCCGAGGGGCTCCGGGGGGctgccctgctgctccctccccgcCAACCCCGGGCTGGCAAGGCGGCCGAGGGGAGCCGGGGCCAGCCGCCGCCTCCTCCCCAGCGGCTGGTACTCGTACCCGGGTCGGGCAGCAGCGAGATCCGGACTGGAGCCACCGGACTGGGCGAGCCAAGCCCCGGGTGGCTGGGAGCGGGGTAAGCGAGGAGCAGAACCCACCGCTGTGACGAcgggcgcggcgggggcggggagctAGCCTAGTCGGAAAGAAAGGGGAGGCTGGCGGCGGGGAAAC
This genomic interval from Mustela erminea isolate mMusErm1 chromosome 6, mMusErm1.Pri, whole genome shotgun sequence contains the following:
- the TMEM121B gene encoding transmembrane protein 121B gives rise to the protein MHPALGNPRSVSSSSGSFPPPPAAARLQPLFLRGGSSRGRRGSGDSSTSTSTSRGGGGGRRGGGGGGGGGSPSSSTGAEREDDDESISISKPLVPAGLPGPPAQGGAPAADPAPAAFSSSAATSSSTSTPTSSCSMTAADFGGGAAAGAVGGPGSRSAGGAGGTGTGSGTSCCSCCCCCGRPARSGRRGRRRGCAPSPGCRWGYQALSVVLLLAQGGLLDLYLIAVTDLYWCSWIATDLVVVVGWAIFFAKNSRGRRGGAASGAHNHHQHHHHAAPPLHLPAASAASAGAAAGAKARGARGGAGGPGAGPGAAGAAGEFAFAYLAWLIYSIAFTPKVVLILGTSILDLIELRAPFGTTGFRLTMALSVPLLYSLVRAISEAGAPPGSAGPLLLQPQQHRAAGCFLGTCLDLLDSFTLVELMLEGRVPLPAHLRYLLIAVYFLTLSSPVLWLYELNAAAAASSWGQVSGPGSCSRLLRLLGGCLVDVPLLALRCLLVVSYQQPLSIFMLKNLFFLGCRGLEALEGCWDRGSRASPTRGRGGYGAPPSAPPPPPPPPPPQGASQLGHCISENEGGAHGYVNTLAVASQN